One Camelus ferus isolate YT-003-E chromosome 27, BCGSAC_Cfer_1.0, whole genome shotgun sequence DNA window includes the following coding sequences:
- the NDN gene encoding necdin, producing the protein MSEQSKDVCDPSFAAEASNCEVHSIPGVPGGPSPPASQAATLAGPESPPVGPPDAPLASPAPQAPSEEGDLKALQQAAEEGRAHQAPNAAQPVPAPPAPAQLVQKAHELMWYVLVKDQKRMIIWFPDMVKDVIGSYKKWCRSILRRTSLILARVFGLHLRLTSLHTMEFSLVKALEPEELDRVALSNRMPMTGLLLMILSLIYVKGRGARESAVWNVLRILGLRPWKKHSTFGDVRKLITEEFVQQNYLKYQRVPHVEPPEYEFFWGSRASREITKMQIMEFLARVFKKDPQAWPSRYREALEEARALREASPTAYCPRNSVSED; encoded by the coding sequence ATGTCCGAACAAAGTAAGGATGTGTGCGACCCCAGCTTTGCAGCCGAGGCCTCCAACTGCGAGGTGCACAGCATTCCTGGGGTCCCCGGGGGGCCCTCCCCGCCCGCGTCTCAGGCCGCGACCCTCGCAGGGCCAGAGAGCCCTCCGGTAGGCCCGCCCGACGCCCCTCTGGCCTCGCCGGCGCCCCAGGCCCCAAGCGAAGAGGGAGACCTGAAGGCCCTGCAGCAGGCCGCGGAGGAAGGCCGCGCCCACCAGGCCCCGAACGCGGCTCAGCCCGTCCCGGCCCCGCCGGCCCCGGCCCAGCTGGTGCAGAAGGCGCACGAGCTCATGTGGTACGTGCTGGTCAAGGACCAGAAGAGGATGATCATCTGGTTCCCAGACATGGTGAAGGATGTCATCGGCAGTTACAAGAAGTGGTGCCGAAGCATTCTTAGGCGCACCAGCCTCATCCTCGCCCGAGTGTTCGGGCTGCACCTGAGGCTGACCAGCCTGCACACGATGGAGTTCTCGCTGGTCAAGGCTCTGGAGCCGGAGGAGCTGGACAGGGTGGCTCTGAGCAACCGCATGCCGATGACAGGCCTCCTGCTGATGATCCTGAGCCTCATCTACGTGAAGGGTCGCGGCGCCCGAGAGAGTGCGGTCTGGAACGTGCTGCGCATCCTGGGGCTGAGGCCCTGGAAGAAGCACTCCACTTTCGGAGACGTGAGAAAGCTCATCACCGAGGAGTTCGTCCAGCAGAACTACCTGAAGTACCAGCGCGTCCCCCACGTAGAGCCGCCTGAGTATGAGTTCTTCTGGGGCTCCCGTGCCAGCCGCGAAATCACCAAGATGCAAATCATGGAGTTCCTGGCCAGGGTCTTTAAGAAAGACCCGCAAGCCTGGCCTTCCCGATACAGGGAAGCCCTGGAAGAGGCCAGGGCTCTGCGGGAGGCCAGTCCCACTGCCTACTGCCCCCGCAACAGTGTCTCCGAGGACTAG